A section of the Euwallacea similis isolate ESF13 chromosome 9, ESF131.1, whole genome shotgun sequence genome encodes:
- the LOC136410954 gene encoding androgen-dependent TFPI-regulating protein-like: MTYTPTSLMLIVFYITILIFYTISLIYAARLSKLMEDLKEVPQFFKERASFIFGFFTVWNLILQMVFLAVAITNEALKGFSVKSYIGNIRKTLFVSLMLPSSLLVASMFWGIWMIDRELIYPKVIDEFYPSWLNHAMHTFIVLPVFIELWLQSGGPLLKPSIKNRAFAILVTYCFIYQVMYFCIYFFHGIWLYPIYLVLSWPQRMVFVTFQFALLVVYHKLGIAFLSMREIKTN; this comes from the exons ATGACATACACACCTACATCACTAATGCTTATAGTGTTTTACatcacaattttaatattctacACTATCTCCCTTATATATGCAGCTCGCCTAAGTAAGTTAATGGAAGATTTAAAGGAAGTTCCCCAATTTTTCAAGGAAAGGGCTTCGTTTATATTCGGTTTCTTCACTGTCTGGAACTTG ATCCTACAGATGGTTTTCCTAGCGGTGGCAATCACTAATGAGGCACTTAAAGGTTTCAGTGTTAAATCTTATATTGGGAATATtagaaaaacactttttgtATCTTTAATGTTGCCTAGTTCGTTATTGGTGGCCTCAATGTTTTGGGGGATTTGGATGATTGATAGGGAGCTTATATATCCCAAAGTTATAG ACGAATTCTACCCCTCTTGGCTGAACCACGCAATGCACACATTCATAGTGCTGCCCGTTTTTATCGAGTTGTGGCTGCAGTCCGGAGGACCACTCTTGAAGCCCTCCATTAAAAATAGAGCTTTCGCTATACTGGTAACTTATTGCTTCATCTATCAAGTGAT GTACTTTTGCATATATTTCTTCCATGGAATCTGGCTGTACCCAATTTACCTGGTGTTATCATGGCCTCAGAGGATGGTTTTCGTAACATTCCAGTTTGCTCTTTTGGTGGTTTACCACAAACTCGGTATTGCTTTCCTGTCGATGCGAGAAATAAAGACAAATTAG
- the LOC136410944 gene encoding uncharacterized protein, with protein sequence MLPSLEAETTVNLTAMDFEQLKCVFCKSYLSVPPIHCYVDSKDKMTKSICGRCKLPTSLLVTRNNLYEIVAQCLIFPCSNSNECPEKVHWKKNDHEHFCNFKKIKCHFCESFLTLNDIQQHCEVFHNEQFCVTKPCITLDIKNYITADNRFFLVLNDTKYFIIIRIPNFPLTNLVFGVLPLNKLSTEKRFIVTLNHKDNTFSFIKSINPLIYSWQRWVFNINSIRDAITNITESSTTTEIKIELEIKEDTLDHNKTSIAERTIREISRLLDCPICMTRMKNKIMICSKGHSICMSCQRMTNKCAICRVSPHSHARNLSLEQVSQKLSNQKV encoded by the exons ATGTTACCTTCACTTGAAGCCGAAACTACCGTA aatttaacTGCCATGGACTTTGAACAACTGAAATGcgttttttgcaaaagttACCTCTCAGTCCCACCAATTCACTGCTACGTAGATTCAAAGGACAAGATGACGAAAAGCATATGCGGGCGATGTAAATTGCCCACATCTCTATTGGTCACACGCAATAACTTATACGAAATTGTAGCTCAATGCTTGATATTTCCATGCAGCAACTCTAATGAATGTCCGGAGAAGGTccattggaaaaaaaatgatcatgagcacttttgcaattttaaaaaaataaaatgccatttttgtGAGTCATTTTTAACTCTTAACGACATTCAACAGCACTGTGAGGTGTTTCACAATGAACAGTTTTGTGTAACAAAACCGTGTATAACTttggatattaaaaattatattacggctgataatcgattttttttagttttaaatgacACAAAATACTTTATAATCATACGTATCCCTAATTTTCCTCTCACAAATTTGGTATTCGGCGTACTACCATTAAATAAGTTATCAACCGAGAAGCGATTCATTGTTACCCTTAACCACAAAGATAATACATTTTCGTTTATTAAAAGCATTAATCCACTAATCTATTCGTGGCAAAGATGGGTGTTCAATATTAACAGCATCAGAGACGCAATCACAAACATAACAGAATCTAGTACCACCACGGAAATTAAAATAGAGTTAGAGATAAAAGAGGATACATTGGATCACAATAAAACTTCTATCGCAGAAAGAACTATAAGAGAAATAAGTCGTCTCTTAGACTGTCCAATATGTATGACACGCATGAAGAACAAAATCATGATTTGCTCCAAGGGACATTCCATTTGTATGTCTTGTCAACGCATGACCAATAAATGTGCGATTTGCAGAGTTAGTCCCCATTCACATGCAAGAAATTTATCTCTAGAACAAGTGAGCCAAAAATTGAGCAATCAGAAGGTTTAG